A single Loxodonta africana isolate mLoxAfr1 chromosome 24, mLoxAfr1.hap2, whole genome shotgun sequence DNA region contains:
- the WFDC8 gene encoding WAP four-disulfide core domain protein 8 codes for MGLEGDVGITVGVEGMEPPTQEVCLENGRRGLRPELWGASPVNAEEVLGETLKGYEFGYSFFVEKPGKCPKERLHCTSLNSSCETDLDCQDYLKCCSFNCMKTCLDPYKEPCLLPLKPGDCHDQETRYFYSPKNHQCMSFVYRGCHGNVNNFLSKNNCKKACARVFKKGQCPLFPFNNRMECPSGCRSDYDCPRTDKCCDSACGFVCAKAWKGEDWGNTSQSLLGIGQGC; via the exons ATGGGTCTGGAGGGAGATGTGGGAATCACAGTTGGGGTGGAGGGAATGGAGCCGCCCACCCAGGAAGTATGTCTAGAGAATGGCAGAAGAGGACTGAGGCCAGAGCTCTGGGGAGCGTCTCCAGTGAATGCAGAGGAAGTCCTGGGAG AAACTCTCAAGGGATATGAGTTTGGATATTCTTTTTTTGTAGAGAAACCAGGGAAGTGTCCCAAAGAGAGGCTCCACTGTACTTCTTTGAATTCTAGCTGTGAAACGGATTTGGACTGCCAAGATTACTTGAAGTGCTGCAGTTTCAACTGTATGAAGACGTGCTTGGATCCCTACAAAG AACCCTGCTTGCTGCCGCTTAAGCCAGGAGATTGCCATGATCAAGAGACGCGCTATTTTTACAGCCCTAAAAATCATCAGTGCATGAGCTTTGTGTATCGAGGCTGCCATGGGAATGTCAACAACTTCCTCTCCAAGAATAACTGCAAGAAAGCCTGTGCACGAGTCT TCAAGAAAGGACAGTGCCCGCTCTTCCCTTTCAACAACCGTATGGAGTGTCCAAGTGGGTGTAGGAGTGACTACGATTGCCCCAGGACTGACAAGTGTTGTGATTCCGCGTGTGGCTTTGTTTGTGCCAAAGCCTGGAAAGGTGAGGACTGGGGAAATACCTCCCAAAGTCTCCTGGGCATAGGCCAAGGTTGCTAG